The Campylobacter concisus genome has a window encoding:
- the rpmC gene encoding 50S ribosomal protein L29 has translation MKYTELKDKSVAELNALLKEKKVLLFTLRQKLKTMQLSNPNEISAVRKEIAQINTAISATRQGA, from the coding sequence ATGAAATATACTGAGTTAAAAGATAAGAGCGTTGCAGAATTAAACGCGTTGCTAAAAGAGAAAAAGGTGCTTTTATTTACATTGAGACAAAAGCTAAAAACTATGCAGTTAAGCAACCCTAATGAGATTAGTGCTGTTCGCAAAGAGATAGCTCAGATCAACACTGCAATTAGTGCAACAAGACAAGGGGCGTAA
- the rplO gene encoding 50S ribosomal protein L15 yields the protein MALEKLTPAAGSTHATKRIGRGQGSGNGKTAGKGNKGQRARKGYNEKRGFEGGQQPLQRRLPKVGFASKFEKPYVINVEKIAAIKELAEISIATIASVHKISKSVTKIKLIGASAKALASKIKDENVSVSGTK from the coding sequence ATGGCATTAGAAAAATTAACACCTGCTGCAGGTTCAACTCATGCAACTAAAAGAATAGGTCGTGGTCAAGGCAGTGGCAATGGCAAAACTGCCGGCAAAGGTAATAAAGGTCAAAGAGCAAGAAAAGGCTACAATGAAAAAAGAGGTTTTGAGGGCGGACAACAACCACTTCAAAGACGTCTTCCAAAGGTAGGCTTTGCTTCTAAATTTGAAAAACCTTATGTTATCAATGTTGAAAAGATCGCAGCTATAAAAGAGCTTGCGGAAATTTCAATCGCAACAATAGCTAGCGTTCATAAAATTTCAAAGAGCGTTACTAAGATAAAACTAATCGGTGCAAGCGCAAAAGCTCTTGCTTCAAAGATCAAAGACGAGAACGTTAGCGTTAGCGGAACAAAATAA
- the rpsQ gene encoding 30S ribosomal protein S17, which translates to MALKREIQGVVLQKAGDKTATILVERRVMHPRYHKFVKRFKKYLVHDEKNETRAGDTVVAVECRPLSARKNFRLKAVLAKGVE; encoded by the coding sequence ATGGCATTAAAAAGAGAAATTCAAGGTGTTGTTTTACAAAAAGCTGGAGATAAGACAGCTACTATTTTGGTAGAAAGACGTGTTATGCACCCAAGATACCATAAATTTGTAAAACGCTTTAAAAAGTATTTAGTTCATGATGAGAAGAATGAGACAAGAGCAGGCGATACAGTTGTTGCAGTTGAGTGCAGACCACTTTCAGCTCGCAAGAATTTTCGCTTAAAAGCTGTATTGGCAAAGGGAGTTGAGTAA
- the rplV gene encoding 50S ribosomal protein L22 encodes MSKAIIKFVRLSPTKARLIAREVQGMNAELALASLQFMPNRGAKFIANAISSAVANGGFEPEEVVVTSCRVDAGPVLKRFRPRARGTASKIRKPTSHVMVEVSKPEKKEA; translated from the coding sequence ATGAGTAAAGCAATTATAAAATTCGTAAGACTTTCTCCTACAAAAGCAAGACTTATAGCAAGAGAAGTTCAAGGTATGAATGCCGAGCTAGCACTTGCAAGCTTGCAATTTATGCCAAATCGTGGTGCTAAATTTATAGCAAACGCTATTAGCTCAGCAGTAGCAAATGGCGGATTTGAGCCAGAAGAGGTTGTAGTAACTAGTTGCCGCGTTGATGCTGGTCCTGTATTAAAGAGATTTAGACCAAGAGCAAGAGGAACAGCGAGCAAAATTCGCAAACCTACTTCTCATGTAATGGTAGAAGTATCTAAACCTGAAAAGAAGGAAGCATAA
- a CDS encoding 50S ribosomal protein L23: MADITDIKTIIYTEKTLGLQEQGVVVIQTSPRVTKNSLKAVLQEYFGVTPVRVNSLRISGKVKRFRGRAGQRDEIKKFYVKLPEGVSLENTEA, translated from the coding sequence ATGGCGGATATAACTGATATCAAAACAATTATTTATACAGAAAAAACTCTAGGCCTTCAAGAACAAGGCGTTGTTGTTATCCAAACTTCACCAAGAGTTACAAAAAACAGCTTAAAAGCGGTTTTACAAGAGTATTTTGGAGTAACGCCTGTTCGCGTAAATTCACTTAGAATTAGCGGCAAGGTTAAGCGTTTTAGAGGAAGAGCAGGCCAACGTGACGAGATAAAGAAATTCTACGTTAAGTTACCTGAAGGCGTAAGCCTAGAAAATACGGAGGCGTAA
- the rpsC gene encoding 30S ribosomal protein S3, whose translation MGQKVNPIGLRLGINRNWESRWFPTKQSLPENIGEDYKIRAFLKKKLYYAGISQILIERTAKKLRVTVVAARPGIIIGKKGQDVENLKNEVSKLIGKEVNVNIKEERKAQASAQLAAENVAMQLEKRVAFRRAMKKVIQGAQKSGAKGIKISVAGRLGGAEMARTEWYLEGRVPLHTIRAKIDYGVAEAHTTYGNIGIKVWIFKGEVLQKGVQPEKTEEEAPKKTRRARRGK comes from the coding sequence ATGGGACAAAAAGTAAATCCAATAGGTCTTAGACTAGGAATTAACCGCAACTGGGAATCTAGATGGTTTCCAACCAAACAAAGTCTTCCTGAAAATATCGGTGAAGATTACAAAATTCGTGCATTTTTAAAGAAAAAACTTTACTATGCAGGAATTAGCCAAATTCTAATCGAAAGAACGGCTAAAAAACTTCGTGTAACCGTAGTTGCAGCTCGTCCTGGTATCATCATTGGCAAAAAAGGTCAAGATGTTGAAAACCTAAAGAACGAAGTTAGCAAACTTATCGGCAAAGAAGTAAATGTAAATATCAAAGAAGAAAGAAAAGCTCAAGCTTCAGCTCAACTTGCTGCTGAAAACGTAGCTATGCAACTTGAAAAGCGTGTCGCATTTAGACGTGCTATGAAAAAAGTTATCCAAGGTGCTCAAAAATCAGGCGCTAAAGGTATCAAAATTTCAGTTGCTGGTCGTTTAGGTGGCGCTGAGATGGCAAGAACCGAGTGGTATCTAGAAGGTCGCGTTCCGCTTCATACTATTAGAGCAAAGATAGATTACGGTGTAGCTGAGGCTCATACAACTTATGGAAACATAGGTATTAAAGTATGGATTTTTAAAGGTGAGGTTCTTCAAAAAGGTGTTCAACCTGAGAAAACTGAAGAAGAAGCACCTAAGAAAACACGTAGAGCAAGAAGAGGTAAATAA
- the rplE gene encoding 50S ribosomal protein L5, whose amino-acid sequence MSRLKDKFNETIKPALVKEFDIKNPMLIPALEKIVISVGAGDSAKDQKVLQNMADTISLIAGQKAVITDAKKSVAGFKVREGFPVGIKVTLRKEQMYAFLDKLISVALPRVKDFRGLPKNGFDGRGNYNFGLSEQLMFPEVEYDKILRTHGMNITIATTAKNDKEAFKLLELFGVPFAKGK is encoded by the coding sequence ATGAGTAGATTAAAAGATAAATTTAACGAAACTATCAAGCCAGCTCTCGTAAAAGAATTTGACATCAAAAATCCAATGCTTATCCCTGCGCTCGAGAAAATCGTGATCAGTGTAGGTGCTGGAGACTCTGCGAAAGATCAGAAAGTGCTTCAAAATATGGCTGATACCATTTCACTTATCGCTGGACAAAAAGCAGTTATCACTGATGCTAAAAAATCAGTTGCTGGCTTTAAAGTTCGCGAAGGTTTCCCTGTTGGTATCAAAGTAACTTTGAGAAAAGAGCAAATGTATGCTTTCTTAGATAAGTTAATCAGTGTTGCTCTTCCAAGAGTTAAAGACTTCCGTGGTCTTCCAAAAAATGGCTTTGACGGACGTGGAAACTATAACTTTGGTCTTAGCGAGCAGCTAATGTTTCCAGAGGTTGAGTATGATAAAATTTTACGAACTCATGGTATGAATATTACGATTGCTACTACGGCTAAAAACGATAAAGAGGCATTCAAATTGCTAGAGCTATTTGGTGTGCCGTTTGCAAAAGGAAAGTAA
- the rplP gene encoding 50S ribosomal protein L16, which produces MLMPKRTKFRKQMKGRNRGYATRGASLATGEFALKAVEAGRVNSRQIEAARQALTRHVKRQAKIWIRVFPDKPLTKKPLQTRMGKGKAGVEEWVMNIKPGRIIFEMAGVDEELAREALTLALHKLPFKSKFVTRESENEIY; this is translated from the coding sequence ATGTTGATGCCTAAAAGAACGAAATTTCGTAAGCAAATGAAAGGTCGCAACCGTGGTTATGCGACTCGCGGAGCATCTTTAGCAACTGGCGAATTTGCACTTAAAGCTGTTGAGGCTGGTAGAGTAAATTCACGCCAAATAGAAGCTGCTCGTCAAGCTCTAACTCGTCACGTAAAGAGACAGGCTAAAATTTGGATTAGGGTTTTCCCTGACAAGCCACTTACTAAAAAACCTCTACAAACTCGTATGGGTAAAGGTAAGGCAGGAGTTGAAGAGTGGGTTATGAACATTAAACCTGGTCGTATAATATTTGAAATGGCTGGTGTTGACGAAGAGTTGGCTCGTGAAGCTTTAACTTTGGCTCTACACAAACTTCCTTTCAAATCAAAATTTGTAACGCGAGAGAGTGAAAATGAAATATACTGA
- the rpsS gene encoding 30S ribosomal protein S19 produces MARSLKKGPFVDDHVMKKVIAAKNANDNKPIKTWSRRSTIVPEMIGLTFNVHNGKSFIPVYVTENHIGYKLGEFAPTRTFKGHKGSVQKKIGK; encoded by the coding sequence ATGGCAAGATCACTCAAAAAAGGTCCTTTCGTAGATGATCATGTAATGAAAAAAGTTATTGCCGCAAAAAATGCAAACGATAACAAACCAATCAAGACTTGGTCAAGACGTAGCACGATTGTACCTGAAATGATTGGACTAACATTTAACGTTCATAATGGCAAGAGCTTTATTCCTGTATATGTTACAGAAAATCATATAGGCTATAAACTTGGCGAATTTGCTCCAACACGCACATTTAAGGGTCACAAAGGCTCAGTGCAAAAGAAAATCGGCAAGTAA
- the rplF gene encoding 50S ribosomal protein L6, with protein sequence MSRIGKQPIAIPSGVDVSVENNVLKFKKGNHLKELDTKGHVDVKIENGHIVFAPKGEDRQSRAYWGTYRALANNIVTGITHGFTRQLEINGVGYKAAAKGKILELSLGFSHLINYELPAGVEASVDKNVITIKGDDKQVVGQVAAQVRGFRPPEPYKGKGVKYLEERIIRKAGKTSKK encoded by the coding sequence ATGTCACGTATTGGAAAACAGCCTATCGCTATCCCAAGTGGTGTAGACGTTAGCGTTGAAAATAATGTCCTAAAATTTAAAAAGGGCAATCACTTAAAAGAGCTTGACACAAAAGGTCACGTTGATGTCAAGATAGAAAATGGTCATATAGTTTTTGCTCCAAAGGGCGAAGATCGCCAAAGCAGAGCTTACTGGGGAACATATAGAGCACTTGCTAACAACATCGTAACTGGTATCACTCATGGCTTTACTCGTCAGCTTGAGATCAACGGCGTTGGTTATAAAGCAGCTGCAAAAGGTAAAATTTTAGAGCTTTCTCTTGGTTTTTCACACCTTATCAACTATGAGCTACCAGCAGGCGTTGAAGCTAGTGTTGATAAAAACGTTATTACTATCAAAGGTGACGATAAACAAGTAGTAGGTCAAGTGGCTGCTCAAGTTAGAGGATTTAGACCACCTGAGCCATATAAAGGCAAGGGCGTTAAATATCTAGAAGAACGTATCATCCGCAAAGCGGGCAAGACATCTAAGAAGTAA
- the rplB gene encoding 50S ribosomal protein L2 — translation MAIKSYKPYTPSRRYMTGLSSEDITAKPSVRSLLVKLPASGGRNNNGRITSRHKEAGAKKLYRIIDFKRRKFGIEGKVEAIEYDPNRNCRIALIAYKDGEKRYIIRPNGLNVGDVIASIDEGSLDIKPGNAMKLRFIPVGTIVHNVELKPGKGAQIARSAGGYAQLMGKEEKYVILRMPSGEMRQVLAECMASIGVVGNEDWANITIGKAGRNRHRGIRPQTRGSAMNPVDHPHGGGEGKKNSGRHPVTPWGKPTKGAKTRRKKASDKLIISRRKGK, via the coding sequence ATGGCTATAAAATCATATAAACCATATACACCTAGTCGTAGATATATGACTGGACTAAGCTCTGAAGATATAACAGCTAAACCAAGCGTTAGAAGCTTGCTTGTTAAACTACCTGCATCTGGCGGTAGAAATAACAATGGTCGTATAACTTCAAGACATAAAGAAGCAGGTGCAAAAAAACTTTATCGTATCATCGACTTTAAACGTCGTAAATTTGGTATAGAAGGTAAAGTTGAAGCGATCGAGTACGATCCAAACAGAAACTGCCGTATCGCTCTTATAGCTTACAAAGATGGTGAAAAACGCTATATCATTAGACCAAATGGCCTAAATGTTGGCGACGTTATCGCATCTATCGATGAGGGCTCACTAGATATTAAACCAGGTAACGCTATGAAATTAAGATTTATCCCAGTTGGTACTATCGTTCATAACGTAGAGCTAAAGCCTGGCAAAGGCGCTCAGATAGCTCGTTCAGCTGGCGGTTATGCTCAGCTAATGGGTAAAGAAGAGAAGTATGTTATCTTAAGAATGCCAAGTGGCGAGATGAGACAAGTACTAGCTGAGTGTATGGCAAGTATCGGTGTAGTTGGCAACGAAGACTGGGCCAACATCACTATCGGTAAAGCTGGACGTAATCGCCACCGCGGTATCCGCCCACAAACACGTGGTTCTGCTATGAACCCAGTTGATCACCCACACGGCGGTGGTGAAGGTAAGAAAAATTCAGGCCGTCACCCAGTTACTCCATGGGGTAAACCAACCAAAGGTGCTAAGACTCGCCGTAAAAAAGCTAGCGATAAGCTTATAATTTCAAGAAGGAAAGGAAAATAG
- the rplN gene encoding 50S ribosomal protein L14: MIQSFTRLAVADNSGAKELMCIKVLGGSKRRYATLGDIIVCSVKKALPNGKIKKGQVVKAVVVRTKREVQRDNGSLIRFDENAAVILDSKKEPVGTRIFGPVGREVRYANFMKIVSLAPEVL; encoded by the coding sequence ATGATTCAAAGTTTTACAAGACTTGCAGTTGCTGATAACAGCGGTGCAAAAGAGTTAATGTGTATAAAAGTTCTTGGCGGCAGCAAAAGAAGATACGCTACACTTGGCGATATCATAGTTTGCTCTGTTAAAAAAGCTCTTCCAAATGGTAAGATCAAAAAAGGACAGGTTGTAAAAGCTGTTGTTGTAAGAACTAAAAGAGAGGTTCAAAGAGATAATGGTTCGCTAATCCGTTTTGACGAGAACGCAGCTGTTATACTTGATAGCAAAAAAGAGCCAGTCGGCACTCGTATTTTTGGACCAGTTGGACGTGAAGTTAGATATGCTAACTTTATGAAGATTGTTTCGCTAGCTCCGGAGGTTTTATAA
- the rplR gene encoding 50S ribosomal protein L18 yields MTAKVLKRKIALRIKRKRRIRGKISGVATCPRVSIFKSNRTLYVQAIDDVTATTLAAVDGRKIGIKANKEGAVTLAKEFAKALKAKKIDVAIFDRNGYLYHGVIAAFAEALRENGIKL; encoded by the coding sequence ATGACAGCAAAAGTACTAAAAAGAAAAATCGCTCTTAGAATTAAGAGAAAAAGAAGAATCAGAGGTAAAATTTCTGGTGTTGCAACTTGCCCAAGAGTTTCTATTTTCAAATCAAACAGAACTCTTTATGTTCAAGCGATTGATGACGTTACAGCTACTACACTAGCTGCAGTTGATGGTAGAAAAATAGGCATAAAAGCAAATAAAGAAGGTGCGGTCACTTTAGCTAAAGAATTTGCTAAGGCTTTAAAAGCTAAGAAGATAGATGTTGCGATTTTTGATAGAAATGGTTATTTATACCATGGCGTTATCGCAGCATTTGCTGAAGCTTTAAGAGAAAATGGCATCAAGCTATAA
- the rplC gene encoding 50S ribosomal protein L3 codes for MEYIVEKIGMSRTIATKSTPVTLLKLVEAKVCEIDENKRAIVAYAHTKANNKAIAGQQKKYNLTAEFNKFATLEVANSEVGNLDFTPLNEAKILKVSFNSKGRGYQGVVKRHGFGGGPKSHGSRFHRRHGSIGNCEWPGRVQPGMKMAGHMGNEKVTVKNELISFDAQNGIVVVKGCVPGHNGAMGKIRIVK; via the coding sequence ATGGAATATATTGTAGAAAAAATAGGCATGAGTAGAACGATTGCCACGAAGAGTACGCCAGTTACACTACTTAAGCTAGTTGAGGCTAAAGTATGTGAGATCGACGAAAACAAACGTGCTATCGTAGCGTATGCCCACACTAAAGCAAACAACAAAGCTATCGCTGGTCAGCAAAAGAAATACAATCTGACAGCAGAATTTAACAAATTTGCTACGCTTGAAGTAGCTAATAGCGAAGTTGGAAACCTAGACTTTACACCATTAAATGAGGCTAAAATTTTAAAAGTTAGCTTTAACTCAAAAGGTAGAGGCTACCAAGGTGTGGTAAAAAGACATGGTTTCGGTGGTGGTCCAAAAAGCCACGGCTCACGTTTTCACAGACGCCACGGATCAATTGGTAACTGCGAATGGCCAGGTCGTGTTCAACCAGGTATGAAAATGGCAGGACACATGGGCAATGAGAAAGTTACTGTTAAAAACGAGCTAATAAGCTTTGACGCTCAAAATGGCATCGTAGTTGTAAAAGGTTGCGTTCCTGGTCACAATGGTGCAATGGGTAAAATAAGGATTGTAAAATGA
- the rpsH gene encoding 30S ribosomal protein S8, translating into MLNDLISDGLTRIRNASMRRLETAKLLHSKVVEATLSILAAKGYVESYNVIEEGNKKFINVVLKYDEYGRSVINELKRVSKPGRRVYQGKDDIKRFKNGYGTVIVSTSKGVMSGIEASKAGVGGEVLCTVW; encoded by the coding sequence ATGTTGAACGATTTAATATCAGATGGATTAACACGCATTAGAAATGCAAGTATGAGAAGACTTGAGACTGCGAAATTGCTTCATTCTAAGGTTGTTGAGGCTACTCTTTCTATCCTTGCAGCAAAAGGCTATGTAGAGAGCTACAACGTTATCGAAGAAGGTAACAAGAAATTTATAAACGTAGTTTTAAAGTATGATGAGTACGGCAGAAGCGTTATAAACGAGCTTAAAAGGGTTTCAAAACCTGGTCGCCGTGTTTATCAAGGCAAAGACGACATTAAGCGTTTTAAAAATGGTTACGGAACAGTTATCGTTAGTACAAGCAAAGGCGTTATGAGCGGTATTGAGGCAAGTAAAGCTGGCGTTGGCGGCGAGGTTCTTTGCACCGTTTGGTAA
- the rplX gene encoding 50S ribosomal protein L24, producing MANVKFKVKKGDTVKIIAGDDKGKTGKILAVLAKKGQVIVEGCKVAKKAIKPSEKTPNGGHVNKEMPIDISNVAKVEG from the coding sequence ATGGCTAATGTAAAATTTAAAGTCAAAAAAGGCGATACTGTAAAGATCATCGCTGGTGACGATAAAGGCAAAACTGGTAAAATTTTAGCAGTTCTTGCAAAAAAAGGTCAGGTTATAGTTGAGGGATGCAAAGTAGCTAAAAAAGCTATCAAACCAAGCGAAAAAACTCCAAATGGTGGTCACGTAAATAAAGAGATGCCAATTGACATATCAAACGTCGCGAAAGTTGAAGGATAA
- the rpsE gene encoding 30S ribosomal protein S5 translates to MEKYNREEFEEVIVDIGRVTKVVKGGRRFRFTALVVVGNRNGLVGFGYGKAKEVPDAMRKAIDDAFKNIIHVKIKGTTIPHDVEVKYNASRMLLRPASEGTGVIAGGSARPIIELAGIKDILTKSLGSNNSANVVRATIKALSLLKS, encoded by the coding sequence ATGGAAAAATATAATAGAGAAGAATTTGAAGAAGTAATCGTCGATATCGGTCGGGTTACAAAGGTTGTTAAAGGTGGTCGTAGATTTAGATTTACAGCTTTAGTTGTTGTTGGTAATAGAAATGGCCTAGTTGGCTTTGGATATGGCAAAGCTAAAGAGGTGCCAGATGCGATGAGAAAAGCGATTGACGACGCATTTAAAAATATTATCCACGTTAAGATCAAGGGCACAACTATCCCTCACGATGTAGAGGTAAAATACAACGCAAGTAGAATGCTACTTCGCCCAGCTAGCGAGGGTACTGGTGTTATCGCTGGCGGTAGTGCACGTCCTATTATCGAGCTTGCAGGTATTAAGGATATCCTTACTAAATCACTTGGCTCAAACAACTCAGCAAATGTCGTTCGTGCTACTATAAAAGCACTTAGTTTGCTAAAAAGCTAA
- the secY gene encoding preprotein translocase subunit SecY: MDKTLTNKILITLAFLFAYRILAYVPVPGVNVDVIKEFFNSNNSNALGLFNMFSGKAAERLSIISLGIMPYITASIIMELLAATFPKLGQMKKERDGMQKYMQIIRYATIVITLVQSIGVSIGLQSLSGRGGEQAIMIDMNLFIAISAVSMLTGTMLLMWIGEQITQRGIGNGISLIIFAGIVSGIPSAIGGTVNLVNTSEMNFLTVIAILVIILATIGAIIFVEMGERRIPISYSRKVIMENQNKRIMNYIPIKVNLSGVIPPIFASAILMFPSTILQASTNPVIQAINDFLSPNGYMFNVLTFLFIIFFAFFYASIVFNTKDISENLKKQGGFIPGVRPGESTASYLNEVAGRLTLGGALYLGIISTLPWVLVKTMGVPFYFGGTSVLIVVSVALDTMRRIEAQSYTNKYQTLSAVGL, translated from the coding sequence ATGGATAAAACACTGACCAACAAGATTTTAATCACGTTGGCATTTTTGTTCGCATACAGGATACTGGCTTATGTGCCAGTTCCTGGTGTTAATGTCGACGTAATTAAAGAATTTTTCAATTCAAACAATAGCAACGCCTTGGGTCTATTTAATATGTTTAGTGGTAAAGCCGCTGAGCGTTTAAGCATCATATCTCTAGGCATCATGCCTTACATTACAGCTTCGATCATCATGGAGCTTCTAGCAGCGACATTTCCAAAGTTAGGTCAGATGAAAAAAGAGCGCGACGGTATGCAAAAATATATGCAAATCATACGTTATGCGACTATCGTTATCACTCTTGTACAATCAATCGGCGTCTCTATCGGACTTCAAAGCTTAAGCGGTCGTGGTGGCGAGCAAGCTATCATGATAGATATGAATTTATTTATCGCGATCTCTGCTGTATCTATGCTAACTGGCACCATGCTACTTATGTGGATAGGTGAGCAGATCACGCAGCGCGGTATAGGCAATGGTATAAGTCTTATCATCTTTGCGGGCATCGTCTCTGGCATACCAAGTGCGATCGGCGGAACTGTAAATTTGGTAAATACTTCTGAAATGAATTTCTTAACAGTCATCGCTATTTTGGTGATCATTTTAGCGACCATCGGTGCTATTATCTTTGTCGAGATGGGCGAAAGACGTATCCCTATTTCTTACTCAAGAAAAGTGATAATGGAAAATCAAAACAAACGTATAATGAACTATATACCGATCAAAGTAAATTTAAGTGGCGTTATCCCACCGATATTTGCTAGTGCGATTTTGATGTTTCCAAGTACTATTTTGCAGGCTAGCACAAATCCAGTAATTCAAGCTATCAACGACTTTTTAAGTCCAAATGGCTATATGTTTAATGTTTTGACATTTTTATTTATCATCTTCTTTGCGTTTTTCTATGCATCTATCGTGTTTAACACAAAAGATATAAGTGAAAATTTGAAAAAACAAGGTGGATTTATCCCAGGTGTTAGACCAGGCGAGAGCACAGCTAGCTATCTAAATGAAGTAGCTGGTAGGCTAACTTTAGGTGGAGCTTTGTACTTGGGTATCATTTCAACATTACCTTGGGTACTTGTAAAGACTATGGGCGTACCATTTTATTTTGGTGGTACATCAGTTCTTATCGTGGTTTCAGTAGCACTTGATACGATGAGACGTATAGAAGCTCAGTCTTATACAAACAAATACCAAACTCTAAGTGCAGTAGGTCTATAA
- a CDS encoding type Z 30S ribosomal protein S14, protein MAKKSMIAKAARKPKFAVRGYTRCQICGRPHSVYKDFGICRVCLRKMANEGLIPGLKKASW, encoded by the coding sequence ATGGCAAAGAAATCAATGATAGCAAAAGCTGCACGCAAGCCAAAATTTGCGGTTCGCGGCTATACTAGATGCCAAATTTGCGGTCGTCCGCACTCTGTTTATAAAGATTTTGGAATTTGCCGTGTTTGCCTAAGAAAAATGGCTAACGAAGGCCTAATACCTGGTCTTAAAAAAGCAAGTTGGTAA
- the rpsJ gene encoding 30S ribosomal protein S10 codes for MERIRLKLKAYDHRVLDRTVAAIVEAVKRTGADVRGPVPMPTKIKRYTVLKSPHINKDSREQFEMRIHARMLDIVAATPETVDSLTKLDLAPEVNVEVRAMK; via the coding sequence ATGGAAAGAATCAGGTTAAAGCTAAAAGCTTACGACCATAGAGTTCTAGACCGCACTGTTGCAGCAATCGTAGAAGCTGTCAAACGAACAGGTGCCGACGTTCGTGGCCCGGTACCAATGCCTACAAAGATCAAACGCTATACAGTCTTAAAATCTCCACACATCAACAAAGACTCACGTGAGCAGTTTGAGATGAGAATACACGCTCGTATGCTTGACATCGTAGCTGCTACTCCAGAAACTGTAGATAGCCTAACAAAACTCGACCTAGCTCCAGAAGTTAATGTCGAAGTTCGTGCGATGAAATAA
- the rplD gene encoding 50S ribosomal protein L4 encodes MSKIHVLNDKFENSGELELPASYAEVNPHNLYLYVKSYLAGIRANSAHTKSRAFVSGGGKKPWRQKGRGGARAGSTRTNVWVGGAVAFGPTNEKNYFQKVNKKQKRLALEYALAVKAQDGKIFAVDSISIESGKTKDAANIIKNLKVKDALIVKDLLDDKTLLAFRNLANCYVVDANEVNAYLVSTFSSVIIEKAALKTITKEG; translated from the coding sequence ATGAGTAAAATTCACGTATTAAACGATAAATTTGAAAATTCAGGCGAGTTAGAGCTTCCTGCAAGCTACGCTGAAGTAAATCCGCACAACCTATATCTTTATGTAAAATCTTACCTTGCTGGTATAAGAGCAAATTCGGCTCACACTAAAAGCCGTGCTTTTGTAAGCGGTGGTGGTAAAAAACCATGGAGACAAAAAGGACGTGGTGGTGCAAGAGCAGGTTCAACTAGAACTAACGTTTGGGTAGGCGGTGCAGTTGCATTTGGTCCAACAAACGAGAAAAACTATTTTCAAAAAGTCAATAAAAAACAAAAAAGACTAGCTCTTGAGTACGCTTTGGCAGTAAAAGCACAAGATGGTAAAATTTTCGCAGTAGATAGCATCTCAATCGAGTCTGGAAAGACAAAAGATGCAGCTAATATCATCAAAAATTTAAAAGTAAAAGACGCACTTATCGTTAAAGATTTACTAGACGATAAAACACTACTTGCTTTTAGAAATTTAGCAAACTGCTATGTAGTAGATGCAAATGAGGTAAATGCTTATCTTGTCTCTACATTTAGTTCGGTTATCATTGAAAAAGCTGCACTAAAAACTATAACAAAAGAGGGCTAA